Proteins from a single region of Flavobacterium sp. YJ01:
- a CDS encoding altronate dehydratase family protein translates to MSDNNTKKLVVKLHPDDNVLVALTDLQKGETIHFENETYVLQDLIKAKHKFYMQDMKQGEEVNIYGVLVGKVQNDLAKGSLMTTENLKHAADPYAYRNASYEWNAPDVSKFENRTFKGYKRKDGRVGTANYWLFIPTVFCENRNLDVIKEALHKQLGYAVTDKYNQFTHELLEGYLNGNDINDINIELNPTPKNKRVFENVDGIKFLNHQGGCGGTRQDASTLSALLASYANHPNVGGITLLSLGCQHLQVQDFVNDVKRQNPDFDKPLFIFEQQQTESEEVLITNAIKKTFEGLIEINKYERTDAPLSDLCIGVKCGGSDGFSGVSANPAVGYTSDLVVALGGKILLAEFPELCGAEQNLIDRCITEDNAKKFINLMESYDELAHKVGSGFHMNPSPGNIKDGLITDAIKSAGAAKKGGTSPVVDVLDYTELVTKPGLSLVCTPGNDVEATTGKAASGATLILFTTGLGTPTGNPVCPVIKVATNSVLATRMKDIIDIDCGPIISGEKSIEEMGEEILEYCIKAASGEIIPKAVQLNQDDFIPWKRGVSL, encoded by the coding sequence ATGTCTGACAATAACACAAAAAAACTGGTTGTAAAACTACATCCAGATGATAATGTATTGGTTGCCTTAACCGATCTTCAAAAAGGCGAAACCATTCATTTTGAAAATGAAACTTACGTTTTACAAGACCTCATCAAAGCCAAACATAAATTCTACATGCAGGACATGAAGCAGGGAGAAGAAGTAAATATATACGGTGTTTTGGTGGGAAAAGTGCAAAATGATTTGGCCAAAGGAAGTCTAATGACAACCGAAAACCTAAAACATGCTGCAGATCCTTACGCATATAGAAATGCTTCTTACGAATGGAATGCACCTGATGTTTCAAAATTCGAAAACAGAACTTTTAAAGGTTACAAAAGAAAAGACGGACGCGTTGGAACAGCAAATTACTGGCTTTTTATCCCGACTGTATTTTGTGAAAACAGAAATCTTGATGTCATCAAAGAAGCTTTACACAAGCAATTGGGTTATGCTGTAACAGACAAATACAACCAATTTACGCACGAATTACTGGAAGGTTATTTGAACGGAAATGACATTAACGATATCAATATTGAATTAAATCCGACTCCAAAAAACAAACGTGTTTTTGAAAATGTAGACGGAATTAAATTCTTAAACCACCAAGGCGGTTGCGGCGGAACACGTCAGGACGCTTCTACTTTAAGTGCTTTATTGGCTTCGTACGCAAATCATCCAAACGTGGGCGGAATCACACTTTTAAGTTTAGGATGCCAGCATTTACAAGTTCAAGATTTTGTAAATGATGTAAAAAGACAAAACCCAGATTTCGACAAACCGTTGTTTATTTTTGAACAGCAACAAACAGAAAGCGAAGAAGTTTTGATTACCAATGCCATCAAAAAAACTTTTGAAGGTTTAATCGAAATCAACAAATACGAAAGAACAGATGCGCCTTTAAGCGATTTATGCATTGGTGTAAAATGTGGCGGAAGCGATGGTTTCAGCGGTGTTTCTGCAAATCCTGCTGTGGGTTATACTTCAGATTTAGTCGTAGCTTTAGGCGGAAAAATTCTTTTGGCTGAATTCCCAGAATTATGCGGCGCTGAACAGAATTTAATCGACAGATGTATTACTGAAGATAACGCTAAAAAATTCATCAATTTAATGGAATCTTATGATGAACTGGCGCATAAAGTGGGTTCTGGTTTTCATATGAATCCGTCTCCAGGAAATATTAAAGATGGATTAATTACAGATGCTATCAAAAGTGCTGGAGCAGCAAAAAAAGGTGGAACGTCTCCCGTAGTTGATGTTTTAGATTATACCGAATTGGTTACAAAACCAGGTTTAAGTTTGGTTTGTACTCCAGGAAATGACGTTGAAGCAACAACTGGAAAAGCGGCTTCTGGAGCAACTTTAATTTTGTTTACAACAGGATTGGGAACTCCAACAGGAAACCCTGTTTGTCCTGTAATTAAAGTGGCAACAAACTCGGTTTTGGCAACCAGAATGAAAGATATTATCGATATTGACTGCGGACCAATCATTAGTGGCGAAAAATCTATTGAGGAAATGGGCGAGGAAATTTTAGAATATTGCATCAAAGCGGCAAGCGGCGAAATTATTCCGAAAGCAGTTCAATTAAACCAAGACGATTTTATTCCGTGGAAACGCGGCGTATCTTTGTAA
- a CDS encoding SDR family oxidoreductase yields the protein MQLSLTQKIIIVTGGAKGIGLGIVKVLAEENAIPFIVGRNENDNIKAVEELKALGKEAHQVAADLTKPEDCKKAVEAVIAKFGRIDGLVNNAGVNDGVGLENGNYEDFAASLHKNLVHYYLMAQHALPYLKESKGAIVNIGSKTAETGQGGTSAYAASNGGRNALTREWAVELLKYSIRVNAVIVAECYTPLYETWINTFENKEEKLAAITKNIPLENRMTTAEEIANMVVFLLSEKSSHTTGQIIYVDGGYTHLDRSI from the coding sequence ATGCAGTTATCATTAACCCAAAAAATCATTATCGTTACGGGAGGCGCAAAAGGAATCGGTTTAGGAATCGTGAAGGTTTTAGCCGAAGAAAATGCCATTCCGTTTATCGTTGGACGTAACGAAAATGACAACATAAAAGCCGTAGAAGAATTAAAAGCCCTTGGAAAAGAAGCGCATCAAGTTGCCGCCGATTTGACAAAACCTGAAGACTGCAAAAAAGCCGTTGAAGCCGTAATCGCAAAATTCGGAAGAATCGACGGATTGGTAAACAATGCCGGAGTTAATGACGGCGTTGGATTAGAAAACGGAAATTATGAAGATTTCGCCGCTTCACTTCACAAAAATCTAGTGCATTATTATTTAATGGCACAGCACGCTCTTCCGTATCTAAAAGAATCAAAAGGAGCAATTGTAAACATTGGTTCTAAAACTGCCGAAACTGGACAAGGCGGAACCTCAGCTTACGCCGCTTCAAACGGAGGTAGAAATGCTTTAACCAGAGAATGGGCAGTTGAATTATTGAAGTACAGCATTCGTGTAAACGCAGTAATCGTAGCAGAATGTTACACGCCGCTTTACGAAACCTGGATCAATACTTTTGAAAATAAAGAAGAAAAACTGGCTGCAATTACCAAAAATATTCCGCTAGAAAACAGAATGACAACAGCTGAAGAAATCGCGAATATGGTAGTTTTCTTATTGTCTGAAAAATCAAGCCATACAACTGGACAGATTATTTATGTTGATGGAGGTTATACACATTTAGATCGTTCAATTTAA
- a CDS encoding AraC family transcriptional regulator — MKLEQTKIASYLNTKVSVLNRIEPFFQAPFHSHPELELVYVKESYGKRIIGNSVMPFAPGDMVFLGSDIPHVWLNDEKYYQGIEDLKANSIVVYFHKDIFGPTFYELKETQKINELFFQAGKGISIIGKTNKQIAKKLEKLVSKKDFEVIVGLFEILSILSESQDTIYINDEIYSLMQKDSKVDRLSEVFQYVNKNYKKNISLEEIAAVANMTRTSFCRMFRVKTKKNFVDYLHEIRISNACKLLLETDKSMSEIAYECGYKTASNFNKLFKKVKGITPSDFKNNAKVSFATPDSYRD; from the coding sequence ATGAAATTGGAACAAACCAAAATAGCGTCTTATCTTAACACGAAGGTTTCGGTACTGAATCGTATTGAACCTTTTTTTCAAGCGCCATTTCATTCGCATCCAGAATTGGAATTGGTGTATGTAAAAGAGAGTTATGGCAAGCGAATTATCGGAAATTCGGTAATGCCTTTTGCGCCTGGCGATATGGTTTTTTTAGGTTCTGATATTCCGCATGTTTGGTTAAATGACGAGAAATATTATCAAGGAATTGAAGATTTAAAAGCCAATTCGATTGTCGTATATTTTCATAAAGATATTTTTGGACCGACTTTTTACGAATTAAAAGAAACTCAAAAAATCAACGAACTCTTTTTTCAGGCTGGAAAAGGAATTTCGATTATCGGGAAAACCAATAAACAGATTGCTAAAAAACTGGAGAAATTAGTTTCTAAAAAAGACTTCGAAGTTATTGTCGGACTTTTTGAGATTTTATCTATTCTTTCCGAAAGTCAGGATACGATTTACATCAATGACGAGATTTACTCTTTAATGCAGAAGGATTCGAAAGTAGATCGTCTTTCGGAAGTTTTTCAATATGTGAATAAAAATTATAAAAAGAACATTTCTTTGGAAGAAATTGCCGCTGTCGCAAATATGACTCGGACTTCTTTCTGCAGAATGTTTAGGGTAAAAACGAAAAAGAATTTTGTAGATTATCTGCACGAAATCCGAATTTCGAATGCCTGCAAATTGTTACTAGAAACCGATAAAAGCATGTCTGAGATTGCGTATGAATGCGGTTATAAAACGGCTTCAAATTTTAATAAACTCTTCAAAAAAGTTAAAGGAATAACGCCTTCTGATTTTAAAAATAATGCGAAGGTTAGTTTTGCCACTCCCGATAGCTATCGGGATTAA
- a CDS encoding glucose 1-dehydrogenase: MFSLQNKKAIITGGGSGIGRAISVLFAKQGAEVHVLELTEESAKETVEEIKSAGGSVFAHACDVSNHEQVKATFEKIGNINILVNNAGIAHVGKVDTTSESDFDRIMNVNVKGVYNCLHASIPALRNSGRGVILNLASIACWVGIPDRFAYSTAKGAVMAMTLSVAKDYLNDKIRCNSISPARVHTPFVDGFIAKNYPGKEEEIFEKLSQSQPIGRMGKPEEIATLALFLCSDESSFITGSDYPIDGGFIKLNN, encoded by the coding sequence ATGTTTTCATTACAAAATAAAAAAGCAATTATCACTGGCGGTGGTAGCGGAATTGGAAGAGCGATTTCAGTTTTATTTGCTAAACAAGGAGCTGAAGTTCACGTTTTAGAATTGACGGAAGAAAGCGCAAAAGAAACGGTTGAAGAAATAAAATCAGCTGGAGGAAGTGTTTTTGCTCACGCCTGCGACGTTTCAAACCACGAACAGGTAAAAGCAACTTTCGAGAAAATCGGAAATATTAATATTTTGGTAAATAATGCTGGGATTGCTCACGTTGGAAAAGTAGACACAACTTCAGAATCTGATTTTGACCGTATTATGAATGTAAACGTAAAAGGAGTTTACAATTGCCTTCATGCTTCGATTCCTGCACTAAGAAACTCTGGCAGAGGTGTGATTTTGAACTTAGCTTCAATTGCATGTTGGGTTGGAATTCCAGATCGTTTTGCATATTCTACTGCAAAAGGAGCAGTTATGGCAATGACTTTATCGGTTGCTAAAGATTATTTGAATGATAAAATCAGATGTAATTCTATTTCTCCTGCGCGCGTTCACACGCCTTTCGTAGACGGATTTATTGCTAAAAATTATCCTGGAAAAGAAGAAGAAATCTTCGAAAAACTATCTCAATCGCAACCAATCGGTCGTATGGGAAAACCCGAAGAAATCGCAACTTTAGCATTATTCTTATGCAGTGATGAATCTTCTTTCATCACAGGTTCAGATTATCCAATTGATGGAGGTTTTATTAAATTGAATAACTAA